A portion of the Krasilnikovia cinnamomea genome contains these proteins:
- a CDS encoding spore germination protein GerW family protein, with protein MTQTMTRDAGVLATLREVVDQASAGRVFGEPITTADGTIVLPVARVGGGGGGGGGTAPAEDGKENGGAGGGFSISAKPLGVFVIRDRGVSWRPAVDVNKIILGGQLVAVTALLVARAVVKARAARRR; from the coding sequence ATGACCCAGACGATGACCCGGGACGCGGGCGTGCTGGCGACCCTGCGCGAGGTCGTGGATCAAGCCTCGGCCGGACGCGTGTTCGGCGAGCCCATCACCACCGCCGACGGCACCATCGTGCTGCCCGTCGCCCGGGTCGGCGGCGGTGGCGGCGGTGGCGGGGGCACCGCGCCCGCCGAGGACGGCAAGGAGAACGGCGGGGCGGGCGGCGGTTTCAGTATCTCGGCCAAGCCGCTGGGGGTCTTCGTGATCCGTGACCGCGGCGTTTCGTGGCGCCCCGCCGTCGACGTCAACAAGATCATTCTCGGCGGGCAGCTGGTCGCCGTGACCGCGCTGCTCGTCGCCCGCGCGGTGGTCAAGGCCCGCGCCGCGCGGCGGCGCTGA
- a CDS encoding LLM class flavin-dependent oxidoreductase codes for MSVPATRRLPPLSMLEVAPVERGRSAREALAITVATVQLADRLGLRRAWFAEHHGAPLISSAAPAVLAAHTAATTTRIRVGSGGVLLPNHAPWAVAEQFATLDALHPDRIDLGIGRGPGTFDPAIVAALQRGAPPATDDSYRAGIVELLGYLTGEGPAPVLPEQSPTVEPWLLSSSTAGAALAGELGLPLAFAHHIRPQNTAEAVDRYHASFRASRWRHLPYVLVAVETTCADTDDEAALLGRPLDVVRAGLFEGRADQPLLPPDVAAEVKLPDEVEQQLAQYRAQQALGSPATVLGRLANVAAETGADELMLATTIYEPAARRRCLELLAEAI; via the coding sequence ATGAGTGTGCCCGCCACCCGGCGCCTGCCCCCGCTGTCCATGTTGGAGGTCGCACCGGTCGAGCGGGGCCGCTCGGCGCGCGAGGCGCTGGCCATCACGGTCGCCACGGTGCAGCTCGCCGACCGGCTCGGCCTGCGGCGCGCGTGGTTCGCCGAGCATCACGGCGCCCCGCTGATCAGCAGCGCCGCCCCGGCGGTGCTGGCCGCGCACACGGCCGCGACGACCACCCGGATCCGGGTCGGCTCCGGCGGAGTGCTGCTGCCCAACCACGCGCCGTGGGCGGTCGCCGAGCAGTTCGCCACGCTGGACGCGCTGCACCCGGACCGGATCGACCTGGGCATCGGCCGGGGGCCCGGCACGTTCGACCCGGCGATCGTGGCGGCGCTGCAACGCGGCGCCCCGCCGGCCACCGACGACAGCTACCGGGCCGGCATCGTCGAGCTGCTCGGCTACCTGACCGGCGAGGGCCCGGCGCCGGTGCTGCCCGAGCAGTCGCCGACGGTCGAGCCCTGGCTGCTGTCGTCGAGCACCGCGGGTGCGGCGCTCGCCGGTGAGCTGGGCCTGCCGCTGGCGTTCGCCCACCACATCCGGCCGCAGAACACCGCCGAGGCGGTGGACCGCTACCACGCGAGCTTCCGTGCCTCGCGCTGGCGGCACCTGCCGTACGTGCTGGTCGCGGTCGAGACGACCTGCGCGGATACCGACGACGAGGCGGCCCTGCTGGGGCGGCCCCTGGACGTCGTCCGGGCCGGACTGTTCGAGGGGCGGGCCGACCAGCCGCTGCTGCCGCCGGACGTCGCCGCCGAGGTGAAGCTGCCGGACGAGGTCGAGCAGCAGCTGGCGCAGTACCGCGCGCAGCAGGCACTGGGTTCTCCCGCCACGGTGCTCGGGCGGCTGGCGAACGTGGCCGCCGAGACCGGCGCGGACGAGCTCATGCTGGCCACCACGATCTACGAGCCGGCCGCCCGCCGCCGGTGCCTGGAGCTGCTGGCCGAGGCCATCTAG
- a CDS encoding carbohydrate-binding module family 20 domain-containing protein has protein sequence MRTRKVVAGAATAVLAAALAAVGAVRQGDQAEASSASPGARDVIVHLFQWPWADVASECTNVLGPKGFGAVQVSPPQEHVVLPGKGHPWWQDYQPVSYQITSRRGDRDAFKRMIDTCHDAHVKIYVDAVVNHMAGGESTGPGSAGSSYTQYDYPAVPYTDSDFHHCGRNGNDNIKNYKDKWEVHNCELDDLSDLKTESGTVRGKLTAYLNDLVSLGVDGFRVDAAKHLPASDLAAIIDPVNGDPYVYSETIEGDPGGPTPEEYAGIGDVTEFRYGEVVGSAFRDGNLANLNNLAGSMRVGTEDAIAFVDNHDTQRNGGAKLTYKNGSSYALAEAFMLAWPYGVPQVMSSFTFSNKEAGPPATDSGTTTAVNCGDGWVCEHRWRTTQNMVGLRNAAAGAGATGWWSNGSNQIAFSRGSAAFVAFNRAGSALTRTFQTNLPAGTYCDVMSGDFGNGACGGTTYQVNSSGQVSATVPANGALALHIGARTGGAAFCSTGFEVNATTSWGQNVFVVGDTAALGNWDPDRAVPLSSATYPVWRGTAHLPTGTAVQYKYIKKDGSQVIWESDPNRSRTTGSSPCTATWSDSWR, from the coding sequence ATGCGTACCCGAAAGGTCGTCGCCGGCGCCGCGACCGCTGTCCTCGCGGCGGCGCTGGCCGCCGTCGGCGCCGTCCGACAGGGTGACCAGGCCGAGGCGTCGTCCGCCTCGCCCGGCGCCCGCGACGTCATCGTGCATCTGTTCCAGTGGCCGTGGGCCGATGTCGCCAGCGAGTGCACGAACGTGCTCGGCCCCAAGGGCTTCGGCGCCGTGCAGGTCTCGCCGCCGCAGGAGCACGTCGTGCTGCCCGGCAAGGGTCACCCCTGGTGGCAGGACTACCAGCCGGTCAGCTACCAGATCACCAGCCGGCGCGGCGACCGGGACGCGTTCAAGAGGATGATCGACACCTGCCACGACGCGCACGTGAAGATCTACGTCGACGCCGTGGTCAACCACATGGCCGGCGGCGAATCGACCGGCCCGGGCAGCGCGGGCTCCAGCTACACCCAGTACGACTACCCGGCCGTGCCCTACACCGACTCCGACTTCCACCACTGCGGCCGCAACGGCAACGACAACATCAAGAACTACAAGGACAAGTGGGAGGTGCACAACTGCGAGCTCGACGACCTGTCCGACCTCAAGACCGAGTCCGGCACCGTGCGGGGCAAGCTGACCGCGTACCTCAACGACCTGGTGTCGCTCGGCGTGGACGGATTCCGGGTCGACGCCGCCAAGCACCTCCCCGCCAGCGACCTGGCCGCGATCATCGATCCGGTCAACGGCGACCCGTACGTCTACTCCGAGACCATCGAGGGTGACCCGGGCGGGCCCACGCCCGAGGAGTACGCCGGGATCGGTGACGTCACCGAGTTCCGCTACGGCGAGGTGGTCGGCTCCGCGTTCCGCGACGGCAACCTGGCCAACCTCAACAACCTCGCCGGCTCCATGCGGGTGGGCACCGAGGACGCGATCGCGTTCGTCGACAACCACGACACCCAGCGCAACGGCGGCGCCAAGCTCACCTACAAGAACGGCTCGTCGTACGCGCTGGCCGAGGCGTTCATGCTCGCCTGGCCGTACGGGGTGCCGCAGGTGATGTCCAGCTTCACCTTCAGCAACAAGGAGGCCGGGCCGCCCGCCACCGACAGCGGCACCACCACGGCCGTCAACTGCGGCGACGGCTGGGTGTGCGAGCACCGCTGGCGCACCACGCAGAACATGGTCGGGCTGCGCAACGCGGCCGCGGGCGCCGGGGCCACCGGCTGGTGGTCGAACGGCTCGAACCAGATCGCGTTCAGCCGGGGCAGCGCCGCGTTCGTCGCCTTCAACCGGGCCGGGTCGGCGCTGACCCGCACGTTCCAGACGAACCTTCCCGCGGGCACGTACTGCGACGTGATGAGCGGCGACTTCGGCAACGGGGCCTGCGGCGGGACCACGTACCAGGTGAACAGCTCGGGGCAGGTCTCCGCGACGGTGCCCGCCAACGGGGCGCTGGCGCTGCACATCGGCGCCCGTACCGGTGGTGCGGCGTTCTGTTCCACCGGGTTCGAGGTGAACGCCACGACGTCCTGGGGTCAGAACGTGTTCGTGGTCGGCGACACGGCGGCGCTGGGCAACTGGGACCCGGACCGGGCGGTGCCGCTGTCCTCGGCGACGTACCCGGTGTGGCGCGGCACCGCCCACCTGCCGACCGGCACGGCGGTGCAGTACAAGTACATCAAGAAGGACGGCTCGCAGGTGATCTGGGAGAGCGACCCGAACCGGAGCCGCACCACCGGATCGTCGCCGTGCACGGCGACGTGGAGCGACAGCTGGCGATGA
- a CDS encoding 3-oxoacyl-ACP synthase III family protein, whose product MTEGSVGILGTGSYLPDRVVTNEELATFTRDADPAWVVRKTRIEARRFAAPHEATSDLATGAALAALADARIPADRVDYLIVATSTGDSPQPPTSNLVQAAIGATRAACLDINVVCAGFVFGLALARGLVVANPDAVVLVVAADVYSRILDFSDRRTAALFGDGAGAAVVGAVAEPYGLLDVELVSRGDAHRLIRVEAGGSRMPASHETVASGAHWFRMDGRGVRDFVADGVPPILADLLKRAGLTTEDVHHFVPHQANGVMLDELVGACGLRDARTHLVLDRYGNTGSASVPIALDAAAREGALREGDVVLLAGFGGGMSVGAAVLRWSRTPRPA is encoded by the coding sequence ATGACCGAAGGTAGCGTCGGAATTCTTGGTACCGGCTCCTACCTTCCCGACCGCGTGGTCACCAACGAGGAGTTGGCGACGTTCACGCGTGACGCGGATCCCGCCTGGGTGGTGCGCAAGACCCGGATCGAGGCACGCCGGTTCGCGGCCCCGCACGAGGCGACCTCCGACCTGGCGACCGGCGCCGCGCTGGCGGCCCTGGCCGACGCCCGGATCCCCGCCGACCGTGTCGACTACCTGATCGTCGCCACCTCGACCGGCGACTCGCCGCAGCCGCCCACCTCCAACCTCGTCCAGGCCGCGATCGGTGCCACCCGCGCCGCCTGCCTCGACATCAACGTGGTGTGCGCGGGCTTCGTCTTCGGCCTCGCCCTCGCCCGCGGCCTCGTGGTCGCCAACCCGGACGCGGTGGTGCTGGTCGTGGCCGCCGACGTGTATTCACGAATCCTGGACTTCAGCGACCGCCGCACCGCCGCCCTGTTCGGTGATGGCGCGGGCGCCGCGGTGGTCGGCGCGGTCGCCGAGCCGTACGGCCTGCTCGATGTGGAACTGGTCAGCCGCGGCGACGCGCACCGGCTGATCCGCGTCGAGGCCGGCGGCAGCCGGATGCCCGCCTCGCACGAGACCGTAGCCAGTGGCGCCCACTGGTTCCGGATGGACGGCCGCGGCGTGCGCGACTTCGTCGCCGACGGCGTCCCGCCGATCCTCGCCGACCTGCTCAAGCGCGCCGGGCTGACCACCGAGGACGTGCACCACTTCGTGCCGCACCAGGCCAACGGCGTCATGCTCGACGAACTCGTCGGCGCCTGCGGCCTGCGGGACGCGCGCACCCACCTCGTCCTCGACCGGTACGGCAACACCGGCAGCGCGTCGGTGCCCATCGCCCTGGACGCCGCGGCCCGCGAGGGAGCCCTGCGCGAGGGCGACGTGGTGCTGCTGGCCGGCTTCGGCGGCGGCATGTCCGTCGGGGCGGCCGTGCTGCGCTGGTCACGTACCCCGCGCCCGGCCTAG
- a CDS encoding sugar ABC transporter substrate-binding protein, with protein sequence MRIRTAGVVATLTLALAAAGCGTGGSDKPGTSQSAGPAAAGGKLVIWADDKRAAALKPFANKFGQENGVTVQVQAISKDQQTAFVTASQQGSGPDVTVGAHDWIGNLVQNGAIDPVQLTAEQKSGLAQNALKAVTFNGQVYGVPYATENLALIRNTDLAPDAPKTIEDLVATGKKLKSQKKVAEILCLQVGQNGDAYHLYPLYTSAGGYLFGTTASGDYDPKDLGVGKPESIAAFTKISKLGEKGDGALKRSITTENSIATFTARKCAYLVSGPWAITDAKKANVHYDVSAVPGFAGAKPAQPFLGVQTFYVAAKGKNKALAQEFVTNYVTTGELAVALYQAEPRPPALTAALDQVKGSDPDLEKFIDAGANAVPLPAIPEMATIWDPFGKAESAVVGGADPKTAVTAAAKTISGQIK encoded by the coding sequence ATGCGCATCCGTACCGCGGGTGTCGTCGCCACCCTCACCCTCGCGCTCGCGGCCGCCGGCTGCGGCACGGGCGGCAGCGACAAGCCCGGCACGTCGCAATCCGCGGGCCCCGCCGCGGCGGGCGGCAAACTGGTGATCTGGGCCGACGACAAACGCGCCGCCGCCCTCAAGCCGTTCGCCAACAAATTCGGCCAGGAGAACGGCGTCACCGTGCAGGTCCAGGCCATCTCCAAGGACCAGCAGACCGCCTTCGTCACCGCCTCCCAGCAGGGCAGCGGCCCCGACGTCACGGTCGGCGCGCACGACTGGATCGGCAACCTCGTACAGAACGGCGCCATCGACCCCGTGCAGCTCACCGCCGAGCAGAAGAGCGGCCTCGCCCAGAACGCCCTCAAGGCCGTGACCTTCAACGGCCAGGTGTACGGCGTGCCCTACGCCACCGAGAACCTGGCCCTGATCCGCAACACCGACCTGGCGCCGGACGCCCCGAAGACCATCGAGGACCTCGTCGCGACCGGCAAGAAGCTCAAGAGCCAGAAGAAGGTCGCCGAGATCCTCTGCCTGCAGGTCGGCCAGAACGGCGACGCGTACCACCTGTACCCGCTGTACACCTCCGCCGGAGGCTACCTGTTCGGCACCACCGCCTCGGGCGACTACGACCCGAAGGACCTCGGCGTCGGCAAGCCGGAGTCGATCGCGGCCTTCACGAAGATCTCGAAGCTGGGTGAGAAGGGCGACGGCGCGCTCAAGCGCTCCATCACCACCGAGAACTCGATCGCCACCTTCACCGCCCGCAAGTGCGCGTACCTGGTCTCCGGGCCGTGGGCGATCACCGACGCCAAGAAGGCCAACGTCCACTACGACGTCTCGGCCGTGCCCGGATTCGCCGGTGCCAAGCCCGCCCAGCCGTTCCTCGGCGTACAGACCTTCTACGTCGCGGCCAAGGGCAAGAACAAGGCGCTCGCGCAGGAGTTCGTCACCAACTACGTGACCACCGGAGAACTGGCCGTCGCCCTGTACCAGGCCGAACCGCGCCCGCCCGCGCTGACCGCCGCGCTCGACCAGGTGAAGGGCTCCGACCCGGATCTGGAGAAGTTCATCGACGCCGGCGCGAACGCGGTGCCGCTGCCCGCCATCCCCGAGATGGCGACCATCTGGGACCCGTTCGGCAAGGCCGAGTCCGCCGTCGTCGGCGGCGCCGACCCGAAGACCGCCGTCACCGCGGCGGCGAAGACCATCTCCGGGCAGATCAAGTAG
- a CDS encoding LacI family DNA-binding transcriptional regulator has translation MRARLSDIARQAQVSEATVSRVLNDRPGVSAETRQAVLTALDVLGYERPERLRKRSAGLVGLVVPELDNPIFPAFAQVIESSLAQTGYTPVLCTQTPGGVTEDEYVEMLLDRQVSGIIFVAGLHADTSADHERYARLLARPLPIVFINGYAEGLDAPFVSADDRMAGEAAVAHLVALGHQRIGFISGPDRFLAVQRKLAGYRAAMTRELGATDRELDELIALTLFGVEGGEVAASRLLERGVTGLVCGSDLMALGAIRAARRHDLHVPRDVSVVGYDDSPLIAFTDPPLTTMRQPVAAMGNAAVRALVDEINGHATPRSEYVFTPELVVRGSTAVSPGRRTPTAASFSAA, from the coding sequence ATGCGCGCACGATTGTCCGACATCGCCCGCCAAGCCCAAGTCAGCGAGGCGACGGTGTCCCGCGTCCTCAACGACCGGCCCGGCGTCTCGGCCGAGACCCGGCAGGCGGTCCTGACGGCCCTCGACGTGCTCGGGTACGAGCGCCCGGAGCGGCTGCGCAAGCGCAGCGCCGGGCTGGTCGGTCTCGTGGTACCCGAACTGGACAACCCGATCTTTCCCGCCTTCGCCCAGGTGATCGAGTCGTCGCTGGCCCAGACCGGCTACACGCCCGTGCTGTGCACCCAGACGCCCGGCGGTGTCACGGAAGACGAATATGTCGAGATGCTGCTCGACCGTCAGGTCTCCGGCATCATCTTCGTCGCCGGCCTGCACGCCGACACCTCCGCCGACCACGAGCGATACGCCCGCCTGCTGGCGCGCCCGCTGCCGATCGTCTTCATCAACGGGTACGCCGAGGGCCTCGACGCGCCGTTCGTCTCGGCCGACGACCGGATGGCCGGCGAGGCGGCCGTCGCGCACCTGGTGGCGCTCGGCCACCAGCGGATCGGCTTCATCTCCGGCCCCGACCGGTTCCTGGCGGTGCAGCGCAAGCTCGCGGGCTACCGGGCCGCCATGACCCGCGAACTGGGCGCCACCGACCGCGAGCTGGACGAGCTGATCGCGCTGACCCTGTTCGGGGTCGAGGGCGGCGAGGTGGCCGCCAGCCGCCTGCTGGAGCGCGGGGTGACCGGCCTGGTCTGCGGCTCCGACCTGATGGCGCTGGGCGCGATCCGCGCGGCCCGCCGCCACGACCTGCACGTGCCCCGCGACGTCTCGGTGGTGGGTTACGACGACTCGCCGTTGATCGCGTTCACCGACCCGCCGCTGACCACGATGCGGCAGCCGGTCGCCGCCATGGGCAATGCCGCCGTGCGGGCCCTCGTCGACGAGATCAACGGGCACGCCACCCCGCGATCCGAGTACGTCTTCACCCCGGAACTGGTGGTGCGCGGCTCCACGGCGGTCTCGCCCGGGCGGCGCACCCCGACCGCGGCGTCCTTCTCGGCCGCCTGA
- a CDS encoding sugar ABC transporter permease, which yields MSRWFTRVGWRHLVGVLAVAFSLFPILFVLSAALNPLGTLSSTELVPQGASLDNFGKLFTDTEFPRWFANSVLIAGVAAAVSVFLSALAAYAFSRMRFHGRRVGLLALLLIQMFPQFLAIVAIFLMFSTITDLWPVIGFNSPWGLILLYLGGALGVNTWLMKGFFDTVPRELDESATMDGASHAQAFFQILLPLVAPILAVTGLLAFIGTINEFLIANVFLTDTHAKTLAVGMFGLVAGERNNNFGMFCAGTLLTAVPTVVVFQFLQRFIVGGLTSGAVKG from the coding sequence ATGAGCCGGTGGTTCACCCGGGTCGGGTGGCGGCACCTGGTCGGCGTGCTGGCGGTGGCGTTCTCGCTGTTCCCGATCCTGTTCGTGCTGTCCGCGGCGCTCAACCCGCTGGGCACCCTGTCGTCCACCGAACTGGTGCCGCAGGGCGCCTCGCTGGACAACTTCGGCAAGCTGTTCACCGACACCGAGTTCCCGCGCTGGTTCGCCAACTCGGTGCTCATCGCCGGAGTGGCGGCCGCCGTGTCGGTGTTCCTGTCGGCGCTGGCCGCGTACGCGTTCAGCCGGATGCGCTTCCACGGCCGCCGGGTCGGGCTGCTGGCCCTGCTGCTGATCCAGATGTTCCCGCAGTTCCTGGCGATCGTGGCGATCTTCCTGATGTTCTCCACGATCACGGACCTGTGGCCCGTGATCGGCTTCAACAGCCCGTGGGGCCTGATCCTGCTCTACCTCGGTGGGGCGCTCGGCGTGAACACCTGGCTGATGAAGGGCTTCTTCGACACCGTGCCACGGGAGCTGGACGAGTCGGCCACCATGGATGGTGCCTCGCACGCGCAGGCGTTCTTCCAGATCCTGCTGCCGCTGGTCGCGCCGATCCTCGCGGTGACCGGGCTGCTGGCGTTCATCGGCACCATCAACGAGTTCCTCATCGCGAACGTGTTCCTCACCGACACCCACGCCAAGACCCTCGCGGTCGGGATGTTCGGCCTGGTGGCGGGGGAGCGGAACAACAACTTCGGGATGTTCTGCGCGGGCACCCTGCTGACCGCCGTGCCGACCGTGGTGGTGTTCCAGTTCCTGCAGCGCTTCATCGTGGGCGGCCTGACCTCGGGCGCCGTGAAGGGCTGA
- a CDS encoding VOC family protein: MSSRLNPYLTFAGNAREAMEFYHDVFGGNLAVNTFGEFGSPDPATADKVMHAMLETDDGYTLMASDTAPGMDFNPGNTVTISLSGDDQGLRRHWERLSEGGTVTVPLEKQMWGDEFGQCTDRFGVAWMVNIGQPAG; encoded by the coding sequence ATGTCCTCTCGGCTCAACCCCTATCTGACGTTCGCGGGCAACGCCCGCGAGGCGATGGAGTTCTACCACGACGTCTTCGGCGGAAATCTGGCGGTCAACACGTTCGGCGAGTTCGGCTCGCCCGATCCCGCGACCGCCGACAAGGTCATGCACGCCATGCTGGAAACAGACGACGGCTACACGCTCATGGCCTCCGACACGGCACCCGGGATGGATTTCAACCCCGGCAACACGGTCACCATCAGCCTCAGCGGTGATGACCAGGGCCTGCGGCGCCACTGGGAGCGGCTGTCGGAGGGCGGCACCGTGACGGTGCCGCTGGAGAAGCAGATGTGGGGCGACGAGTTCGGCCAGTGCACCGACCGGTTCGGCGTCGCCTGGATGGTCAACATCGGCCAGCCTGCGGGCTGA
- a CDS encoding ABC transporter permease subunit: MSTQVRGPARGRAPHPSPPPGPRHSERSTSATGLLVKAVMLGLTIGIAIFAAFPLIENGHWLGLTVLAATTAGLCYLYGTRRHIPAKYLVPGTLFLIVFQLFPVLYTVSTAFTNFSDGHRGDKQDAIVAIQTASVTQVPGSTQYALTVATTGDPATGPLTFLVTDLKTKVVSAGDAKGLRPLPGSRVTVNTAGRVTAASGYTLLNGAQASVRSKEITAFAVPTAGGAIRSQGLSRAYEGRAGRAYETACDCIRDNKSGKTWAADETVGAFVASDGERLAQGWKVGVGFDNFTRLLTDSDISGPFLRTLVWNLAFALLSTGGTFVLGLLCALALHSPRVSGRSWYRILLVLPYAMPSFAMLLVWRDMFNTDFGLINNLFGLDVDWFGGVASARIAVILVQLWLGYPYMFLVATGALQAIPRELTEASSIDGATPFAAFRRVTLPLLLVALTPLLISSFAFNFNNFNAVYLTTDGAPFPVDNPMNGATDLLITYTYRLAFGGSGAQYGFAAAVSVFIFIIVAVLSTISFRRTRKQEEVYS, from the coding sequence ATGTCGACACAGGTACGGGGGCCCGCTCGCGGGCGGGCTCCCCACCCGTCACCGCCGCCGGGGCCGCGCCACTCCGAGCGCTCCACCAGCGCCACCGGCCTGCTGGTCAAGGCCGTCATGCTCGGCCTCACCATCGGCATCGCGATCTTCGCGGCGTTCCCGCTGATCGAGAACGGCCACTGGCTCGGCCTGACCGTGCTCGCCGCCACCACCGCCGGGCTGTGTTACCTGTACGGCACGCGCCGGCACATCCCCGCCAAGTACCTGGTGCCCGGCACGCTGTTCCTCATCGTGTTCCAGCTGTTCCCCGTCCTGTACACGGTCAGCACCGCGTTCACGAACTTCAGCGACGGGCACCGCGGCGACAAGCAGGACGCGATCGTCGCCATCCAGACCGCGTCGGTCACCCAAGTCCCCGGCTCCACCCAGTACGCGCTCACGGTCGCGACCACGGGTGACCCGGCCACCGGCCCGTTGACGTTCCTGGTCACCGACCTGAAGACCAAGGTGGTGTCGGCGGGCGACGCCAAGGGACTCCGCCCCCTGCCCGGCTCGCGGGTGACCGTCAACACCGCCGGGCGGGTCACCGCGGCCAGCGGCTACACCCTCCTCAACGGCGCACAGGCCAGCGTCCGCAGCAAGGAGATCACCGCGTTCGCCGTGCCCACCGCCGGGGGCGCGATCCGCTCCCAGGGGCTGTCCCGTGCCTACGAGGGACGGGCCGGGCGCGCGTACGAGACCGCCTGCGACTGCATCCGGGACAACAAGAGCGGCAAGACCTGGGCCGCCGACGAGACGGTCGGTGCGTTCGTCGCCAGCGACGGTGAGCGGCTCGCCCAGGGCTGGAAGGTCGGCGTCGGGTTCGACAACTTCACCCGGCTGCTCACCGACTCGGACATCTCCGGGCCGTTCCTGCGCACCCTGGTGTGGAACCTGGCATTCGCGCTGCTCTCCACCGGCGGCACGTTCGTGCTCGGGCTGCTCTGCGCGCTGGCGCTGCACTCGCCCCGGGTAAGCGGCCGCTCGTGGTACCGGATCCTGCTGGTCCTGCCGTACGCCATGCCCTCGTTCGCGATGCTGCTGGTCTGGCGCGACATGTTCAACACCGACTTCGGCCTGATCAACAACCTGTTCGGGCTGGACGTGGACTGGTTCGGCGGGGTGGCCTCCGCCCGGATCGCGGTGATCCTCGTGCAACTGTGGCTCGGCTACCCGTACATGTTCCTGGTGGCGACCGGGGCGTTGCAGGCCATCCCGCGCGAGCTGACCGAGGCGTCCAGCATCGACGGTGCGACACCGTTCGCGGCGTTCCGGCGGGTCACGCTGCCGCTGCTGCTGGTCGCGCTGACCCCGCTGCTGATCTCGTCGTTCGCGTTCAACTTCAACAACTTCAACGCGGTGTACCTGACCACCGACGGGGCGCCGTTCCCGGTGGACAACCCCATGAACGGGGCGACGGACCTGCTCATCACGTACACGTACCGGCTGGCGTTCGGCGGGTCCGGTGCGCAGTACGGCTTCGCCGCGGCCGTGTCGGTGTTCATCTTCATCATCGTCGCGGTGCTGTCGACGATCAGCTTCCGCCGTACCCGAAAGCAAGAGGAGGTGTACTCATGA